One Oryzomonas sagensis DNA segment encodes these proteins:
- a CDS encoding glycosyltransferase family 2 protein, with the protein MTNPSIDIIVPVWNSPFETRACLAAILRHSPGARMIVVDNGSSRETELMMEEFSEPLGEQGLFIKSERNIGLVPAINRGLARSDGDLAIVVRPHVLVTPGWLDALREAARDASVGIVSPVFSGSGASQRLAVNSRHDCPFIETFSVSFSALLLKSEMRVQIGCFDEGLDSGEWCLIDYIRRAWSKGYRTGVTSRSHLICSQEPVFGSDARRKSQAHISWEHYREQWGISRHYGVYFGADTDAAALADAMETIREGARRGHRFTLLLHHRQAREFRRCGWNCLHTGIDQVRLSMIMPHRDLVRKIGALRGSVPEMIMVRWQDDASVAGMEMSIPFADVAAALGDV; encoded by the coding sequence ATGACAAATCCCTCCATCGACATAATCGTCCCGGTCTGGAACAGTCCCTTCGAAACCCGCGCCTGCCTGGCCGCGATCCTCAGGCACTCCCCCGGGGCGCGCATGATCGTCGTCGACAACGGCAGCAGCCGGGAAACCGAGCTGATGATGGAGGAGTTCTCCGAGCCGCTGGGGGAACAGGGCCTGTTCATAAAGTCCGAGCGCAACATCGGGCTGGTGCCGGCCATCAATAGGGGGCTGGCGCGTTCCGATGGCGATCTTGCCATCGTTGTCCGGCCGCATGTCCTGGTCACCCCCGGATGGCTCGACGCCCTCAGGGAGGCCGCCCGGGACGCTTCGGTCGGTATTGTCTCGCCGGTTTTCAGCGGCAGCGGGGCTTCGCAACGCCTTGCCGTCAACAGCAGGCACGATTGCCCGTTCATCGAGACCTTCTCGGTGTCGTTTTCGGCCCTGTTGCTGAAGAGCGAGATGCGGGTGCAGATCGGTTGCTTCGACGAGGGGCTGGATAGCGGCGAATGGTGCCTGATCGATTATATTCGCCGCGCCTGGAGCAAGGGGTATCGCACCGGTGTTACGTCGCGCTCTCACCTGATTTGCAGCCAGGAGCCGGTTTTCGGCTCGGACGCGCGGCGGAAGAGCCAGGCTCATATCAGCTGGGAACACTATCGGGAACAGTGGGGCATCAGCCGCCATTACGGCGTTTATTTCGGTGCCGATACGGATGCGGCCGCTCTTGCCGACGCCATGGAAACCATCCGAGAGGGGGCCCGCCGGGGGCATCGCTTCACCCTGTTGCTGCATCACCGCCAGGCCCGGGAGTTTCGCCGTTGCGGCTGGAATTGCCTGCATACCGGCATAGACCAGGTTCGGTTGTCCATGATCATGCCGCACCGGGACTTGGTGCGCAAGATCGGAGCGCTCAGGGGGAGTGTCCCTGAGATGATCATGGTGCGTTGGCAGGATGATGCGTCTGTCGCCGGCATGGAGATGTCCATTCCATTCGCCGACGTAGCCGCCGCACTCGGGGATGTATGA
- a CDS encoding tetratricopeptide repeat protein translates to MYNILISAASGAVLSLLLLAVKLPWWAALLVGLVIFTALFVVISRVIMKKVMASIETAGKDLQAQPPRFEKAVRELKDALQYGKWQVYVEGQINSQIGMIYYMKRDFSNAFPYLEKSFFKNWAAMGMLAICYMKRQKKDKMIATFDKAVQWNGKESLLWGVYAYCLNECGDVSKAKEVLGKGLKKLPGDATLADNLACLEQGKKMKMRNYGDMWFQFHLESLGALQKHQMAAMGGRMQRRMVARR, encoded by the coding sequence ATGTATAATATTCTCATTTCCGCCGCGTCGGGCGCAGTCCTGTCCCTGCTGCTCCTTGCCGTCAAACTTCCCTGGTGGGCGGCGCTCCTGGTCGGCCTGGTAATTTTTACCGCTCTCTTCGTGGTCATTTCCCGCGTTATCATGAAGAAGGTCATGGCTTCCATCGAGACCGCCGGCAAGGATCTCCAGGCGCAGCCGCCGCGTTTTGAAAAGGCGGTCCGCGAATTGAAGGATGCCTTGCAATACGGCAAATGGCAGGTCTATGTGGAAGGGCAGATCAACTCCCAGATCGGCATGATCTACTACATGAAACGCGATTTTTCCAACGCCTTCCCGTATCTGGAAAAGTCGTTCTTCAAAAACTGGGCAGCCATGGGCATGCTGGCCATCTGCTACATGAAACGCCAGAAGAAGGACAAGATGATTGCCACCTTCGACAAGGCGGTGCAGTGGAACGGCAAGGAATCGCTGCTCTGGGGGGTGTATGCCTATTGCCTCAACGAGTGTGGCGATGTGTCGAAGGCCAAGGAGGTTCTGGGCAAGGGGCTGAAGAAGCTGCCCGGCGATGCGACGCTCGCGGATAACCTGGCCTGCCTGGAACAGGGCAAGAAGATGAAGATGAGAAACTACGGCGACATGTGGTTCCAGTTTCACCTTGAGAGCCTGGGCGCCTTGCAGAAACACCAGATGGCTGCCATGGGCGGCCGCATGCAGCGGCGCATGGTGGCCAGAAGGTAG
- a CDS encoding YtxH domain-containing protein, which yields MSDDEKGISAGTVMVSFLAGAALGAGLALLYAPKSGKEMRETIADLTEDAVDKIKEYAKDAQDKIKTAIEDGKETIVEKKSILASAIEAGREAMHKEKERTAAS from the coding sequence ATGTCTGACGACGAAAAAGGAATTTCCGCGGGAACGGTGATGGTGTCATTTCTGGCCGGGGCGGCTCTCGGCGCCGGGCTGGCGTTGCTGTACGCGCCCAAGAGCGGCAAGGAGATGCGTGAGACCATCGCCGATCTGACCGAAGATGCGGTCGACAAGATCAAGGAATACGCCAAGGACGCCCAGGACAAGATCAAGACGGCCATCGAGGACGGCAAGGAAACCATCGTGGAGAAGAAGTCCATCCTCGCGTCGGCCATCGAAGCCGGCCGGGAAGCGATGCACAAGGAGAAGGAACGTACCGCCGCCTCCTGA
- the gmhA gene encoding D-sedoheptulose 7-phosphate isomerase: protein MVGDVKAQLQAHRALLETMERDMAPLIAETAGLLAHTLKSGGKLLVMGNGGSAADAQHFAAEIVGRFKLERRALPAVALSTDTSILTAIGNDYGFEAIFSRQVEALAAAGDMVVGISTSGNSPNVLKAFQAARERGCRTVGLLGRDGGSIKAASDVALVVPSDDTPRIQEGHITIIHIICDLVERSLFG from the coding sequence ATGGTTGGAGATGTGAAGGCGCAGTTGCAGGCCCATCGCGCTTTGTTAGAGACAATGGAGCGGGATATGGCCCCGTTGATCGCCGAGACGGCGGGCCTGCTTGCCCATACCCTCAAGAGCGGAGGAAAGCTGCTGGTGATGGGCAACGGAGGATCGGCCGCCGATGCCCAGCATTTCGCGGCCGAGATCGTCGGGCGCTTCAAGTTGGAGCGCCGCGCCCTGCCCGCCGTGGCGCTCTCCACCGACACCTCCATCCTGACCGCCATCGGCAACGATTACGGTTTCGAGGCGATCTTCAGCCGCCAAGTCGAGGCCCTTGCGGCGGCGGGCGACATGGTGGTCGGCATTTCCACCAGCGGCAACTCCCCCAATGTGCTCAAGGCCTTTCAGGCGGCGCGGGAGCGCGGCTGCCGCACCGTCGGTCTCTTGGGGCGCGACGGCGGGAGCATCAAGGCCGCCTCCGACGTGGCGCTGGTGGTCCCCTCCGATGACACCCCGCGCATCCAGGAGGGGCACATCACCATCATTCACATCATCTGCGACCTGGTGGAACGGTCGCTGTTCGGATAA
- a CDS encoding lytic transglycosylase domain-containing protein, whose translation MTARHYRVVVIGKRVKHIVIAIALVACSLPAGATEPVQPLLAELTSPTVPALPALEQVALVPRDELTDEDEPQQQDASELFTLEELKDKGSDAVELALPDVDLPQADIPLALNSKVEYFLSYFQTRGKQSFSRWLSRSSRYIPMMKEILKREGMPEDLVYVAMIESGFHLQARSVANAVGPWQFISGTGRRYSLRIDQWIDERKDPLKATVAAALYLKELYGMFNGDWYLAAAGYNAGENKILRAISMYNTSDFWELSRGSYLKRETKEYVPKLLAAAIIAKDPARYGFSDVAYLSPIEFDIVKIPSRTDLELVAKLTGTTYETIKELNPDLRHWSTPPNYPDYELKVPKGTKLQFDAAYGKVPEDQRYTEKVLYTHYHARKRDSLKGVARRYSTTPDALAELNGLSKKSRIAGKTLVVPARQTVDFSHEGRSAATAGTAKGGYAKYYTVKKGDTLTSLAKRFNVSSKLLSLWNNLKVRVALKPGRRIIIAKFIEKNGEMVPEARKS comes from the coding sequence ATGACGGCGCGACACTACCGCGTAGTAGTCATCGGGAAGCGTGTGAAGCATATCGTCATTGCCATAGCCCTTGTAGCGTGCTCCCTTCCGGCAGGCGCTACGGAGCCGGTCCAGCCTCTGCTGGCCGAGTTGACCAGCCCTACTGTTCCGGCGTTGCCCGCATTGGAACAGGTGGCGCTCGTCCCACGCGACGAGTTGACGGACGAGGATGAGCCGCAGCAGCAGGACGCGAGCGAACTCTTTACCCTTGAGGAACTCAAGGACAAAGGAAGCGACGCTGTCGAACTGGCGCTGCCCGATGTCGATCTGCCCCAGGCGGACATCCCCCTGGCCCTCAACAGCAAGGTCGAATATTTCCTCTCCTATTTCCAGACCAGGGGAAAACAATCCTTCTCCCGCTGGCTCTCCCGCTCGTCCCGCTACATCCCCATGATGAAAGAGATCCTCAAGCGCGAGGGGATGCCGGAAGACTTGGTCTACGTGGCCATGATCGAGAGCGGTTTCCATCTACAGGCCCGTTCGGTGGCCAATGCCGTGGGGCCGTGGCAGTTTATCTCCGGCACCGGCCGGCGTTATTCCCTGCGTATCGACCAGTGGATCGACGAGCGCAAGGACCCGCTCAAGGCCACGGTTGCCGCCGCCCTGTACCTGAAAGAACTCTACGGCATGTTCAACGGCGACTGGTATCTGGCGGCCGCCGGCTATAACGCCGGTGAAAACAAGATTCTGCGCGCCATCAGCATGTACAACACCAGCGATTTTTGGGAGCTTTCCCGCGGTTCCTATCTCAAGCGCGAGACAAAAGAATATGTCCCCAAGCTGCTGGCCGCGGCCATAATCGCCAAGGACCCCGCCCGCTACGGTTTTTCCGACGTGGCCTACCTGTCTCCGATTGAGTTCGATATCGTCAAGATCCCCTCGCGCACCGATCTGGAATTGGTTGCCAAGCTGACCGGCACGACCTACGAGACGATCAAGGAACTGAATCCGGATCTGCGCCATTGGTCCACCCCTCCCAATTACCCCGACTATGAACTCAAGGTGCCCAAGGGGACAAAGCTGCAGTTCGATGCCGCTTACGGCAAGGTCCCCGAGGACCAGCGCTACACCGAAAAGGTGCTTTACACCCACTATCACGCCCGCAAAAGGGATTCGCTCAAGGGAGTCGCCCGCCGGTACAGCACGACCCCGGATGCGCTGGCCGAATTGAACGGGCTCTCAAAGAAGAGCCGTATTGCCGGCAAGACGCTGGTCGTTCCGGCCCGGCAGACGGTTGATTTCAGCCACGAGGGCCGTTCCGCCGCCACCGCCGGTACTGCGAAGGGCGGCTATGCGAAGTATTATACCGTGAAGAAGGGCGATACCCTGACGTCTCTCGCCAAGCGTTTCAACGTTTCTTCCAAGCTCCTCTCGCTCTGGAACAACCTGAAGGTCAGGGTTGCCCTGAAGCCGGGACGGCGTATCATCATCGCCAAGTTTATCGAAAAAAACGGGGAAATGGTACCTGAAGCACGGAAAAGCTGA
- a CDS encoding YihY/virulence factor BrkB family protein, with amino-acid sequence MRGSMPLSERQRRMITTGRILVQRFMDDRCTTHASALAFSSMLSIVPFLALLFATFKALNMHAVLAPMILSHVTAGSHELVTRMLHYIANTHVGSLGAAGLMTLLVSAMAILDSVEDAFNQIWSLERGKRLHHKLRDYVIVILSVPLLIALAVSITSSLQHQGVVQWFFRLPVFGYLILMLFRLVPYLSSWIALVFLYKFIPNVRVSLRNAVMGGVAAGTVWQVAQWAYIHFQVGVSRYNAIYGTLAVLPVFMVWIYTSWIIVLAGMEFVRYLQEGIPARTADAVGDRRGNISQTPMPQGFPRD; translated from the coding sequence ATGAGGGGATCCATGCCGCTTTCGGAGCGTCAGCGCAGGATGATAACCACGGGCCGGATTCTGGTCCAACGATTCATGGACGACCGCTGTACGACCCACGCCTCGGCGCTGGCCTTCTCCAGCATGCTCTCCATCGTGCCCTTTCTGGCCTTGCTCTTCGCCACCTTCAAGGCGCTCAATATGCATGCGGTCCTGGCGCCCATGATCCTTTCCCATGTGACGGCCGGGTCGCACGAGCTGGTTACCCGCATGCTGCATTATATCGCCAACACCCATGTGGGATCGTTGGGGGCGGCCGGCCTGATGACCCTGCTGGTGTCGGCCATGGCGATTCTGGATAGCGTTGAGGACGCCTTCAACCAGATCTGGAGCCTCGAACGGGGTAAGCGGCTCCACCACAAATTGCGGGATTATGTGATCGTGATCCTGAGCGTGCCGCTCCTGATCGCCCTGGCCGTCAGCATTACCAGCAGTCTCCAGCATCAGGGGGTGGTGCAGTGGTTCTTCCGGCTGCCGGTATTCGGCTACCTGATCCTGATGCTGTTCCGGTTGGTCCCCTACCTGAGTAGCTGGATCGCCCTTGTGTTTCTCTATAAGTTCATCCCGAACGTGCGGGTGAGCTTGCGCAATGCCGTGATGGGCGGGGTGGCGGCCGGCACCGTGTGGCAGGTGGCCCAGTGGGCCTATATCCATTTTCAGGTCGGCGTATCGCGCTATAACGCCATTTACGGTACGTTGGCCGTGCTGCCGGTCTTCATGGTCTGGATTTACACCAGTTGGATCATCGTCCTGGCGGGGATGGAATTTGTCAGATATCTCCAGGAGGGCATACCTGCCCGAACCGCGGACGCGGTGGGCGACCGGCGGGGCAATATCTCGCAAACGCCCATGCCGCAAGGTTTTCCCCGGGATTGA
- a CDS encoding DUF948 domain-containing protein gives MTLTGIVLIIISAALCIMVLAFIPTLLAVKRAAISLGALSEMVHTELKPALQELTAALTELRAVGSDVAEHADDVKRFMTALGETGDNLNTINRSVGMVAGVLNATSTWVVGAKVAGKYLLERYLKKRGGK, from the coding sequence ATGACCCTGACCGGAATTGTGCTGATCATCATCTCGGCGGCGCTCTGCATCATGGTGCTCGCCTTTATTCCGACGCTGCTGGCCGTGAAGCGGGCGGCGATCTCCTTGGGGGCGCTGTCGGAAATGGTGCATACGGAGTTGAAACCGGCCCTCCAGGAACTGACCGCGGCTTTGACCGAGTTGCGGGCCGTTGGCAGCGACGTGGCCGAGCATGCGGACGATGTCAAGCGTTTCATGACGGCGCTGGGCGAGACCGGCGACAACCTTAACACCATAAACCGATCGGTAGGGATGGTTGCCGGGGTGCTCAACGCCACCTCGACCTGGGTGGTCGGCGCCAAGGTGGCGGGGAAATATCTGCTTGAACGCTATCTCAAAAAACGGGGAGGAAAATGA